The Carassius carassius chromosome 2, fCarCar2.1, whole genome shotgun sequence genome has a segment encoding these proteins:
- the ctrb.3 gene encoding serine protease, with protein sequence MSFLWLLSCVAFVSAAYGCGIPTIPPVVSGYARIVNGEEAVPHSWPWQVSLQDFTGFHFCGGSLINENWVVTAAHCSVRTSHRVILGEHNKGSGNTQEDTQTMKVSKVFTHPQWNSNTIENDIALIKLTAPVSLNAHVSPVCLAETSDEFAPGMTCVTSGWGVTRYNALFTPNELQQVALPLLSNQDCKNYWGSNIHDTMICAGAAGASSCMGDSGGPLVCQKSDVWTLVGIVSWGSSRCDTSIPGVYARVTELRSWVDEILASN encoded by the exons ATGTCTTTCCTGTGGCTGCTGTCCTGCGTTGCCTTTGTTAGTGCAGCCTATG GCTGTGGCATTCCTACCATTCCTCCTGTTGTCAGTGGCTATGCCCGCATTGTGAATGGTGAGGAGGCAGTCCCTCACTCCTGGCCTTGGCAGGTCTCTCTGCAG GACTTCACTGGCTTCCACTTCTGCGGTGGCTCTCTGATTAATGAGAACTGGGTTGTGACTGCTGCTCACTGCAGTGTGAG AACTAGTCACCGTGTGATCCTGGGAGAGCATAACAAGGGAAGCGGCAACACTCAGGAGGACACGCAGACTATGAAAGTGTCAAAA GTGTTCACCCACCCTCAGTGGAACTCTAACACCATCGAAAATGACATTGCCTTGATCAAGCTGACTGCCCCCGTCTCACTGAATGCCCATGTGTCCCCCGTTTGTCTTGCTGAGACTTCAGATGAATTTGCCCCTGGCATGACCTGTGTAACTTCTGGCTGGGGAGTGACCAGATACAACG CTCTGTTCACCCCTAATGAGCTTCAGCAGGTTGCTTTGCCTCTGTTGTCAAACCAGGACTGTAAGAACTACTGGGGAAGCAACATCCATGATACAATGATTTGTGCAGGTGCTGCTGGTGCTTCCTCTTGCATG GGTGACTCTGGTGGTCCTCTGGTGTGTCAGAAGAGTGATGTCTGGACTCTGGTGGGTATCGTGTCCTGGGGAAGCAGCCGCTGTGACACCAGTATTCCTGGTGTGTACGCCCGGGTCACTGAGCTCCGCAGCTGGGTGGATGAGATTCTGGCTTCCAACTAA